The Fimbriimonadaceae bacterium genome window below encodes:
- a CDS encoding DUF4942 domain-containing protein, producing MFSEDFYPTPGAVAAKMLQKINRNAVHFLEPSAGKGDLAKAILGFGRTGSRYSSGSRHRVDVIELHPDLLKILQAHEELTVVGYDWLTYDGVSYYDAIVMNPPFSEGALHLLRAWDFLHNGEIVCLLNQETIDNPHTEERRRLATIIAAHGSVEPLGPCFRKAERPTDTPVVIVYLKKTTEDDRIHLWHTTDREQSINDDIGTPEAIPALRDTLGNMQHYYTHSLEEMFKAFAHIRKASLFMQALGTKLLPGSSIRDEADLKKILGMAQTNTTAARAEFARALRRSAWMHVFKQMDFQKWLDTKQTQELLQDLERDSTVPFTAKNIKGTLTNIFLQRKRLFERSVWNVFVALTRHYKGNTTGDIGSGDGRSGWKTNDSYKVNCKLVFPYGCRFWNERFDLWSTRDAGELYSDLDRVLAVLDGDKFEEIITVRDALECSFHNHGVGHRHCESTFFRIRYFKKGTVHLRWKRDDLLASFNTTAAAGRQWIGTTCHNDQDSHASSPHSASNTPHDWPSPAHNSPRLALTHSGDT from the coding sequence ATGTTCAGCGAAGACTTTTACCCTACACCCGGCGCCGTTGCGGCGAAGATGCTCCAGAAAATCAACCGTAATGCCGTTCATTTTCTTGAGCCAAGCGCCGGCAAAGGCGATCTCGCCAAGGCCATTCTGGGATTCGGCCGGACTGGGTCCCGCTACAGTTCCGGGTCACGCCACCGAGTCGACGTGATCGAACTCCACCCTGATCTCTTGAAGATTCTCCAAGCCCATGAGGAGCTGACCGTCGTCGGCTACGATTGGTTGACCTACGACGGCGTCTCCTACTACGACGCCATCGTGATGAATCCTCCCTTCAGCGAAGGCGCCCTCCATCTGCTCCGTGCTTGGGACTTTCTTCACAACGGCGAAATTGTCTGCCTCCTGAATCAAGAAACTATCGATAATCCCCATACGGAAGAACGCCGCCGGCTGGCCACGATTATCGCTGCACATGGCTCGGTGGAGCCCCTTGGTCCCTGCTTCCGCAAGGCGGAACGGCCCACCGACACTCCAGTCGTCATTGTCTACCTCAAGAAGACGACAGAGGATGATCGCATCCATCTTTGGCATACAACCGACCGCGAACAATCTATTAACGACGACATCGGCACCCCTGAGGCGATCCCCGCGCTCCGCGACACGCTTGGTAATATGCAGCACTATTACACACACTCCCTGGAGGAGATGTTTAAGGCCTTCGCCCATATCCGCAAAGCCAGTCTATTTATGCAAGCGCTCGGGACCAAGCTTCTCCCCGGCAGCTCAATACGGGACGAAGCCGATCTCAAAAAGATCCTGGGCATGGCACAAACCAACACCACCGCCGCACGCGCCGAATTCGCACGGGCCCTTCGACGAAGCGCCTGGATGCACGTGTTTAAACAAATGGACTTTCAGAAGTGGCTGGATACGAAGCAGACCCAGGAACTCTTACAAGACCTGGAGCGAGACAGTACCGTCCCCTTTACAGCAAAAAACATCAAGGGCACCCTCACGAACATTTTTCTACAGCGCAAACGACTCTTCGAACGATCTGTCTGGAACGTGTTCGTTGCGCTCACCCGGCACTACAAGGGCAATACCACCGGGGACATCGGAAGTGGTGACGGCAGGTCCGGCTGGAAAACCAACGACTCGTACAAGGTCAATTGCAAACTTGTGTTTCCCTACGGCTGTCGTTTTTGGAATGAACGCTTCGACCTGTGGTCCACCCGTGACGCCGGCGAGCTCTACTCCGACCTGGATCGCGTGCTCGCTGTGCTTGATGGGGACAAATTCGAGGAGATTATCACCGTACGGGATGCACTAGAATGCTCATTTCACAACCACGGGGTGGGCCATCGCCACTGCGAGAGTACCTTCTTTCGTATCCGCTACTTCAAAAAAGGTACAGTGCATCTCAGATGGAAACGGGATGACCTGTTAGCCAGCTTCAACACAACCGCAGCCGCAGGGCGTCAGTGGATCGGGACCACCTGCCACAATGATCAGGACTCCCATGCCTCATCTCCTCATTCAGCCAGCAATACCCCTCACGACTGGCCATCGCCTGCACATAATTCCCCACGTCTCGCCCTAACACATTCAGGAGACACCTAG
- a CDS encoding response regulator transcription factor — MTASVDSSMNSPVKPISVVFADDHALVADGMTTILYGVNHKQRDYEFAVVGQASSGRGLLELVKRVPADLAFVDISMPDMSGLDAVPKVREIRPDIKIVVVTMHREPEYMTRALSVGANGYLMKSCSAQEFCHAIDEVMRGNAYVTSLLGSWPGGTLPGSDDEEDQLASLGMSQRQREVVTLLASGKTIKETAFQLGLSRKTVEHHKAMFRDKFGIDTDADLTKFAIKHGLTGIDWIRK, encoded by the coding sequence ATGACGGCTAGTGTGGATTCGTCGATGAACTCTCCGGTCAAACCGATAAGCGTGGTTTTCGCTGACGATCATGCGTTGGTCGCAGATGGAATGACCACCATCTTATATGGTGTCAACCATAAGCAGCGAGACTACGAATTTGCCGTGGTGGGCCAAGCGTCCTCAGGACGTGGGTTGCTGGAGCTCGTGAAGCGGGTTCCTGCGGATTTGGCGTTTGTTGATATCTCGATGCCGGATATGTCGGGTCTTGATGCCGTGCCAAAGGTCCGGGAGATCCGGCCCGACATTAAGATTGTCGTCGTGACCATGCATAGAGAACCCGAATACATGACCCGAGCGTTATCTGTGGGGGCAAACGGGTATCTGATGAAGAGTTGCAGCGCTCAGGAGTTTTGTCATGCGATCGATGAGGTAATGAGAGGCAACGCGTATGTGACGAGCCTGCTTGGAAGTTGGCCAGGAGGCACTCTTCCTGGTTCTGATGACGAAGAGGATCAGCTCGCCTCCCTGGGGATGTCGCAGCGGCAGCGTGAAGTCGTAACGTTGTTGGCTTCAGGCAAGACGATCAAAGAAACCGCGTTTCAGTTGGGGCTGAGTCGAAAGACCGTTGAACACCACAAGGCGATGTTCAGGGATAAATTCGGCATTGATACAGACGCCGACCTGACGAAGTTTGCGATCAAGCATGGTCTGACCGGGATCGATTGGATCCGGAAGTAA
- a CDS encoding PAS domain S-box protein has product MSLGIKGQDSTFDLQEFSVGDVCRLGSKLRRIETAGRSSEEISQSIAECLVRSFYSHELRRSQLSLVEVFQTRNLGEIPIHRQERWVQTADGAHASAQTRVLALMGVAGDSVEWTVGTPPFGRHCIHLQEEFDSEEAAWYTQSWKELGLNRPVNYLGSDCVVTDSHNQLFEISVHEVPVSPKLGKRTELLRTHEVKQIVGLGGPLPSGESYCVFLYANVPLDAKTKSLFQMVSGNISLACSAGDDQWWSARAKRGEGTPYSKEAGFAFAQGIYRRLLELNESFVVDQEKSYFEEVQELRQSDLKMRRIADAVPGAVYQYVIARDGCQRFSYISRGAVDMVGYPADLIVSDYNAVWKLVLPEDMPGIMASIEDAIRRGLRWAHEFRLRLPDGRVKWLRGDSLPEVPTADGTVLFHGLLTDVTERRLAEAELRFTQFATDHAADAILWVGPDRRIMYVNVRAAELLGYSREELLNLSVPDIAPLQSRIDILNDLTRLKEGEVVQYATTFRRKSGAVFPIEVSMRCLEHDGEGYVCAIVRDVSERKRAESVIQEGAEALRRSQEALRALHSQLLTAQEDERRRVARELHDDLGSRLGSAILKAEGKLVLLENNSSEAAVLKNVTDELRGISDRVRTIAHGLHPSILDNLGLSVALKKMVKEYGSWSGMKVVSNISMEFTEVLDREVATCLYRIAQEALMNVKKHAGAQQVMIALARQDDWVQLSVKDDGMGFSPEAESRRTKGLGIVAMEERIHMVEGELTVQSGKGRGAVVVARAPYREREA; this is encoded by the coding sequence ATGTCATTAGGCATCAAAGGCCAAGACTCGACGTTTGATCTCCAAGAATTCTCAGTCGGCGATGTGTGCCGTCTTGGGTCGAAGTTGCGACGTATAGAGACAGCGGGAAGATCGTCAGAAGAGATCTCGCAGTCGATCGCGGAGTGTCTGGTGCGTTCGTTTTATTCTCACGAACTTCGTCGCTCGCAACTGTCTCTTGTGGAGGTGTTTCAAACGCGAAATCTTGGTGAGATCCCGATCCACCGTCAAGAGCGATGGGTACAGACGGCTGATGGGGCGCACGCTTCTGCTCAAACCCGCGTTCTCGCATTGATGGGGGTGGCTGGAGACTCTGTGGAATGGACAGTCGGAACGCCTCCGTTCGGACGACATTGCATCCACCTTCAGGAGGAGTTCGATTCAGAAGAAGCAGCGTGGTACACGCAATCGTGGAAAGAGTTGGGCCTGAACAGGCCAGTGAACTATTTGGGGAGCGATTGCGTCGTTACGGATTCACACAATCAATTGTTTGAAATTAGTGTGCATGAAGTTCCTGTTTCACCGAAACTCGGAAAGAGAACAGAGCTTCTGCGGACGCATGAGGTGAAACAGATTGTTGGCCTGGGGGGACCGTTGCCTTCTGGAGAAAGTTACTGTGTCTTCCTCTATGCCAATGTGCCGCTCGATGCGAAAACTAAGTCCCTGTTTCAAATGGTGTCGGGGAATATTTCTCTGGCGTGTTCGGCTGGAGATGACCAGTGGTGGAGTGCTCGGGCCAAGCGTGGTGAAGGGACGCCATATTCGAAGGAGGCTGGCTTCGCGTTTGCCCAAGGGATCTATCGCCGACTTCTCGAGCTGAATGAGTCGTTCGTTGTGGATCAAGAGAAGAGCTATTTTGAGGAGGTGCAAGAGTTACGTCAGAGCGATCTTAAGATGCGACGCATCGCGGATGCGGTGCCTGGTGCGGTGTATCAATATGTCATTGCGCGAGATGGGTGCCAGCGGTTTAGTTACATCAGTCGTGGGGCCGTGGACATGGTGGGGTATCCGGCGGACCTCATTGTTTCGGACTATAACGCGGTCTGGAAACTGGTCCTACCAGAAGATATGCCAGGGATCATGGCGTCCATTGAAGATGCAATTCGGCGTGGATTGCGGTGGGCGCATGAGTTTCGATTGCGACTCCCCGATGGTCGGGTGAAATGGTTACGCGGAGATTCCCTGCCGGAGGTTCCTACCGCCGATGGAACGGTGCTGTTCCACGGTTTGTTGACCGATGTGACTGAGCGGCGGTTGGCAGAAGCCGAGCTGCGGTTTACGCAGTTTGCGACGGATCATGCGGCGGATGCCATTCTTTGGGTGGGGCCTGATCGTCGCATCATGTATGTCAATGTGCGAGCAGCCGAGTTGTTGGGCTATTCACGTGAAGAGCTCTTGAATTTGTCGGTGCCGGATATTGCGCCGTTGCAGAGCCGAATCGACATTCTTAACGATCTGACACGGCTGAAGGAGGGCGAAGTAGTTCAGTATGCGACTACTTTTCGGAGAAAGTCTGGAGCGGTCTTCCCTATCGAAGTGTCGATGCGATGCTTGGAACACGATGGGGAGGGGTATGTGTGTGCGATCGTGCGCGACGTGTCGGAGCGGAAACGTGCCGAAAGTGTGATTCAAGAGGGAGCGGAGGCTCTACGTCGTAGCCAAGAAGCGTTGCGTGCCCTCCATTCCCAATTGCTGACCGCGCAAGAGGACGAGCGCCGTAGGGTTGCCCGGGAATTGCACGATGATCTAGGGTCGCGCCTGGGGAGTGCAATTTTGAAGGCTGAAGGGAAATTGGTGTTGTTGGAGAACAACAGTTCTGAGGCCGCGGTCCTCAAGAATGTCACCGATGAGCTGCGAGGAATCAGCGATCGGGTGCGAACGATTGCGCACGGACTGCATCCGTCGATTCTGGACAATCTGGGGCTCTCGGTGGCGCTAAAGAAGATGGTGAAAGAGTATGGCAGTTGGTCGGGTATGAAGGTTGTCAGTAATATCTCTATGGAGTTTACCGAGGTCTTGGATCGGGAGGTCGCGACCTGTCTCTATCGAATTGCCCAGGAAGCCTTGATGAACGTAAAGAAACACGCTGGTGCACAGCAGGTCATGATAGCGTTGGCCCGACAAGACGATTGGGTGCAGTTGAGTGTGAAAGATGATGGAATGGGGTTCAGCCCCGAAGCAGAATCGCGTCGAACGAAAGGACTGGGTATTGTCGCGATGGAAGAGCGTATCCATATGGTTGAAGGGGAATTGACGGTTCAGTCAGGAAAAGGGCGAGGTGCTGTCGTAGTGGCTCGGGCACCTTACAGGGAGCGTGAAGCATGA